One Littorina saxatilis isolate snail1 linkage group LG1, US_GU_Lsax_2.0, whole genome shotgun sequence genomic window carries:
- the LOC138973194 gene encoding mitochondrial inner membrane m-AAA protease component paraplegin-like — MEVLWKCGRSPLLPASGKMNLLRLARIGLSSASVQQYSTPGSITRTSPNSTDFCSKCRCIEEPYKAGSTHHKRLELQAVSALLRRSGVHSSEDLVRLLAPGRHFSTSTPLGNQQDSGRDDDDHHKDDKDKENPNEKIPLLPRLIFWFWLAFGVYTILRMGQGEDSNVFRFISWNEFYYDMLAKGEVEAIIVRPENEAAIIQLSEGAIIKGKRVDTRFYTLKIPDPDGFEDKVRKAEAELSIRPDQGVPIHYQRQSAWTPVIFLGIIAIAGYFLLRNLSSRVQLPNPTEMFANERKAKFMRVDVASKHGHGISFKDVAGLTEAKTEIMEFVDYLKTPQRFKELGAKIPRGALLLGPPGCGKTLLARAVASEAKVPFLAMAGSEFVEMLGGLGAARVRDLFKEARKRAPCIVYIDEIDAVGRKRTGGGFGSNSEEEHTLNQLLVEMDGIGTQEGVIMLAATNRADILDKALLRPGRFDRHIMIDLPTLIERREIFNLYLRQLKLVDPPEVYSPRLAQLTPGMSGADISNLCNEAAIHAAREGKKIIEGSDFEYAAERVIAGVAKKTGLLAPTEKKVVAYHESGHALVGWLLEYTDALIRISIVPRTNSALGFAQYMPSDQKLYSTEELFERMCMALGGRAAESVIFNHVTTGAQDDLQKVTKMAYDQIRCYGMNDTIGILSFADSDTGFSKPYSKKLQATIDEEAQALIAKAFQYTVKVLEENKEKLHKLATTLLEKEVMSYEDIEKLIGPPPYGEKKKMEPHGWEGIMPSNDTPPPQKASENN, encoded by the exons ATGGAAGTACTCTGGAAATGTGGGAGAAGCCCCCTTTTGCCTGCATCAGGGAAAATGAACCTTCTTCGACTAGCAAGAATCGGACTGTCGTCTGCTTCAGTTCAACAATACTCAACACCTGGCAGCATAACCAGAACCAGCCCAAACTCTACAGATTTTTGCTCAAAGTGCAGGTGTATAGAGGAACCTTACAAG GCTGGAAGCACCCATCACAAGCGTTTAGAGCTGCAGGCAGTTTCAGCACTTCTGAGAAGGTCTGGCGTTCACTCGTCAGAGGATCTGGTGAGATTGCTGG CTCCAGGCAGACACTTCAGTACTTCAACGCCACTAGGCAACCAGCAAGACAGTGGACGAGATGATGATGACCATCACAAAGatgacaaagacaaagaaaatC ccAATGAAAAGATCCCTCTGCTTCCTCGGCTCATTTTCTGGTTCTGGCTGGCATTTGGCGTGTACACCATTTTGCGAATGGGGCAAGGAGAAGATTCCAACGTCTTTCGCTTCATCTCCTGGAATGAGTTCTACTACGACATGCTGGCCAAAGGGGAG GTTGAAGCTATTATTGTCCGTCCTGAAAATGAAGCAGCCATTATACAGCTTTCAGAGGGAGCAATTATCAAAGGGAAACGG GTTGACACTAGGTTCTACACACTGAAGATACCAGACCCTGACGGTTTTGAGGACAAGGTACGCAAGGCAGAGGCTGAGCTAAGCATCAGACCAGACCAGGGTGTACCCATCCATTACCAGAGACAGAG TGCTTGGACGCCAGTGATCTTTCTGGGAATCATCGCCATTGCTGGATACTTCTTGCTACGTAACTTGTCCAGTCGCGTTCAGCTGCCCAACCCCACAGAGATGTTT GCCAATGAACGCAAGGCAAAGTTTATGAGGGTGGATGTGGCCTCCAAACATGGCCATGGTATCAGCTTCAAAGATGTTGCTGGGCTAACTGAAGCCAAGACCGAAATCATGGAGTTTGTTGACTACCTCAAGACACCTCAGAGGTTTAAG GAGCTTGGAGCAAAGATCCCCCGTGGTGCTCTGCTGCTAGGCCCCCCAGGGTGTGGCAAGACATTGCTGGCCAGGGCAGTGGCCTCAGAGGCCAAAGTCCCTTTCCTGGCCATGGCCGGATCTGAGTTTGTGGAAATGCTGGGGG gtcTTGGCGCTGCCAGAGTGCGCGACCTGTTCAAGGAGGCCAGAAAACGAGCACCCTGCATCGTCTACATTGATGAGATTGACGCCGTCGGGCGAAAAAGAACTGGAGG GGGCTTTGGGTCGAACAGTGAGGAGGAACACACTCTCAATCAGCTTCTGGTGGAGATGGACGGCATCGGCACACAGGAGGGCGTCATTATGCTAGCCGCCACCAACCGAGCCGACATCCTCGACAAGGCCTTGCTGCGTCCGGGCCGTTTCGACCGACACATCATGATCGATCTGCCCACCTTGATTGAACGCAGAGAAATCTTCAATCTGTACCTGAGACAGCTGAAACTGGTGGACCCGCCTGAAGTGTACTCGCCTCGACTCGCTCAACTGACGCCAGGAATGAGTG GTGCTGACATCTCCAACCTGTGCAATGAGGCTGCCATCCATGCGGCAAGAGAGGGCAAGAAGATCATTGAGGGGTCAGATTTTGAGTATGCGGCTGAGCGTGTCATTGCAG GTGTGGCAAAGAAGACGGGACTGCTGGCACCAACAGAAAAGAAGGTGGTGGCTTACCATGAGTCGGGTCATGCCTTGGTCGGCTGGCTTCTCGAATACACAGACGCTCTTATCAGG ATTTCCATCGTACCAAGGACAAACAGTGCCCTGGGATTTGCTCAGTACATGCCATCTGACCAGAAGCTCTACTCAACTGAAGAG ctCTTTGAGAGGATGTGTATGGCACTCGGTGGCCGAGCAGCAGAGTCTGTTATTTTCAACCACGTCACCACTG GTGCACAGGACGATCTGCAGAAGGTGACCAAGATGGCGTACGATCAGATCCGCTGCTACGGCATGAACGACACCATTGGCATCCTGTCCTTTGCCGACTCAGATACCGGATTCAGCAAGCCCTACAGCAAGAAGCTGCAGGCTACCATCGATGAG GAAGCACAGGCGTTGATTGCAAAGGCTTTCCAGTACACCGTGAAGGTTTTAGAGGAGAACAAGGAAAAGCTGCACAAG CTGGCGACCACTTTGCTGGAGAAAGAAGTGATGTCGTACGAAGACATCGAGAAGCTGATCGGACCGCCACCATACggggagaagaagaagatggaacCTCACGGCTGGGAAGGCATAATGCCTAGCAATGACACCCCTCCTCCTCAAAAAGCCTCGGAAAATAACTAA